The following nucleotide sequence is from Candidatus Jordarchaeales archaeon.
TTTTAAAGTAATTTTATATGGTGGGTAGCGCTTGGCTCGAAGCGCTGTTGTTTATCATTCAGAGTACCTTAATCACGGGGTTGATGACCATCCTGAGAACAGGAGGAGATTGGAAGTAGTTATGCAATTCTTGGAAAAAGAGGGAGTGTTAAGTGCTTCCCAGTTGAGGGTCGTTGAGCCCGAAAGAGCGAGCGTGGAAGATATTGCACTTAATCATGATTTAGAGTACATAGAGTATGTGCGTGTTCTTTCAGAGATAGGGGGTATGCTTGACCCGGATACTGTGGTCACTAAGGGTAGCTACGAGGTAGCTTTGAGGGCTGTGGGTGGCGGGATACTGGCGGCTAGACTTGTTGCTAGTGGCGAGTTCGCTAATGCTTTTGCTCTCGTTCGTCCACCTGGACACCATGCGGAGAAAGGTAGCGGACACGGTTTTTGCATATTTAACAACGTGGCAATTGTCGCTCGTGTGCTTCTTAAGGAGGGTTTTAAGAAAATTATGATTGTAGACATAGACTGCCATCACGGTAACGGTACTCAGAATTCCTTTTACGATACCAGTGACGTTCTTTATCTGAGTCTTCATCAGTGGGGTATTTATCCTGGAACC
It contains:
- a CDS encoding histone deacetylase is translated as MARSAVVYHSEYLNHGVDDHPENRRRLEVVMQFLEKEGVLSASQLRVVEPERASVEDIALNHDLEYIEYVRVLSEIGGMLDPDTVVTKGSYEVALRAVGGGILAARLVASGEFANAFALVRPPGHHAEKGSGHGFCIFNNVAIVARVLLKEGFKKIMIVDIDCHHGNGTQNSFYDTSDVLYLSLHQWGIYPGTGWLEEVGCGEGEGYTVNIPLPSGTGDQEYLYALEEIMVPIADDYAPEFMLVSAGFDTHYSDPITSMSLTSRGHRKIAEVILDTAKRKCGGRVVFVLEGGYSLSAIPKSIANILCLMAGVDKEWDDKKVEGVGLEKVKKRVEEVKQVLKPYWKF